A segment of the Fusobacterium varium genome:
TGAGGGAAGAATTTTTGGTTTCTCTGGTATCAATAGATATTTTGGAAAGGCTGATATAAATAATGGAGCTATTGTAGTTGAGCCTTTAGCTACTACGAAAATGGCTGGTCCACAAGATAGAATGATTATAGAAGACCAATATCTTACTATTTTAAAAAGTGCAAAAACTATTGAGATAAAAAATGACTCTCTTATCCTTACTAATGAAAGAGGAGAAACTTTAATTTTCAATAAAAAATAATACTAGGAGATTAAAATGGAAAGATTAAAACAACAAACACAATTTTTAATTGAGATAGATAAGGTAAAAGGAATTTTAAGACAATCTATCGTTTTAGGAGATCTAAATAGAAGAGAAAATGATGCTGAACACAGTTGGCATATGGCTCTTTGTGCAATGACTCTTAAAGAGTATTTTACACTTGGAGAAGTTGATATGGAAAAAGTTTTCAAACTTATTCTTATTCATGATATAGTTGAGATCTATGCTGGAGATGTACCTGCTTTCTCTAACTATGATAAAGAAGCTAAATGGAATGCTGAACTTGAAAGTGCAGAGAAAATTTTTGGAATGCTTCCTGAAGAACAAGGAAAAGATTTTATGAAACTTTGGCTTGAGTTTGAAAATATGGAGACTAGAGAAGCAAGATTTGCCAATACTTTTGATAGATTCCAAGGATTTATACAAAACTTAACATCTGATGGACACACTTGGAAAAAATTTAGTGCTACAAAAGAGATGGTTTTAAAAAGACTTGCTCCTGTTATTGAGTACACTCCACAAGTTTTTAATGAGTTTGTTATGCCTGAAATTCAAAAATATATTGATAGAGGGATAATAAAACTTTCTAAATAATTTTTCAAAAAGAGTTTTTGCAAGTAACCTTGCTTAAACTCTTTTTTTACTAAATAAACTATCAAATTATCTTGTTGATCATTTAAGAAAAATATATTCTCCCTAACATCAAGTTGACGTAATTCGGAAGTGAATATTAGAAGCCCTCAGCGAAATGCAGTTAAGAAAATGCAACGTGTTTGAGCGGAGCTTGCGGAGCGAGTTTTGCATTTTCAACGAAATAAGCCATAGGGATTCTTTATTCACTGACATGGAGTCAAATTGATATTAAAAAAAGAAATTTAGATGACTTAACTTGACTAATAATCGCTAATGCAAAGGTACTTTGTCAAAACTTAGTGATGTACTAGATAACTGAA
Coding sequences within it:
- a CDS encoding META domain-containing protein; this encodes MKKIFIFLTAVVFLAGCTSTPKRSNIPTPVASIQAVSEGEYVLTNIFPEANLTLGFDNEGRIFGFSGINRYFGKADINNGAIVVEPLATTKMAGPQDRMIIEDQYLTILKSAKTIEIKNDSLILTNERGETLIFNKK
- a CDS encoding HD domain-containing protein gives rise to the protein MERLKQQTQFLIEIDKVKGILRQSIVLGDLNRRENDAEHSWHMALCAMTLKEYFTLGEVDMEKVFKLILIHDIVEIYAGDVPAFSNYDKEAKWNAELESAEKIFGMLPEEQGKDFMKLWLEFENMETREARFANTFDRFQGFIQNLTSDGHTWKKFSATKEMVLKRLAPVIEYTPQVFNEFVMPEIQKYIDRGIIKLSK